CTTCTTTGTAATGGGAAACCTGAAGACATATTCGTTGTAGCTAATAAGATTTCCTTGTGAGTTCAGAAACTAGCCAACTAAAAGGATATCTAACCAAGTCCTCAAAAATACTCTTACCCTTAATCGGAGCACTAAAATAGTCAGCGgtagaaattattaaaataacagtCCACAGTAAGGCAGgcagaaaaaagaggaaactgAGCACCATTGCTGCGCTCCCTAGGAGTGGGCATTCAATGATCAGTGCAGGGGAATGTCATGCCCTTCATGTCATGTAATAatttgaaatacaaataaagacTTGTCAAAATGCTGTGCTTTTTGAAtgtgaacatactgtatgtatattttcaaaataaactttattgacaaaaatCAGCAATTACAAAAGTTAGAAACATGAAAAGAATAAGGAACCAGAACTAGAtattacaaaaaacagcaaatgatGCCAGAGGGAATttaacaaagagaaaataaataaataggattTGTACAGTTCTTGCTTACAAtacagtactttgttttttccttttttcagccTGCGAGTACCATTTCTTGTGGGTCTTTGTGACAAAGCGCAATAAAAGACATTAATGTTTTGCCTTTGCACACTTTCCATCCAACTCATCCGATCCTTTCAGTTTGCagttatgcatttttgtaaGCAAACCAGTCTAATAGCAACAAATTAAGTAGCTGCaaagaataacagaaaaatatctCAGCAGGTCAATAAtgaatttgttaaatatttttctttgactGCAGTTTTAAACTGTTTCTTTTAGTTTACTATTTCTAATGTCtattatgttctttttttgtgaacatggttcagttcaatttatttttatagagcactcttctcatgcagtgaaacagagcgctttaacacaggcataaggcaagaaaaacaagtacatcagaacaaagaagacagttgactacagactgtCATAATCCAAAcgtataatgcttttatagagctataagtatacctactgaccgtggaggaaaggaacaaaaactctcaaatgaaaatcaagggagaagaaaaaaacctctgagggtccaaggaccagtggctgcccacccttcctgggcattctagattaagtaacagttctaagacagtttacaagtaataatgggattgttgctatatggtagctGGACTACAACTAAATTCTTGCACTTTTCCCCACAGACTAATAGATATGACACCAACAACCAACATTAACTACAGCATCAGACAATATGTACAAGAAGCACACATGCCGACTGCTGAGTAACCTTTGGACctgtgggttagggtttggtGGTTAGGGGCAAGGGTGCCAacagtcagcagttctgagagaagAGTGTGCATAGGCTACAGGATGGCCGACGTCACTAGTAACAGTTTTTGTCTTTCCAAGGcaccttgatttattcatgtctCTACCTGTCTGTATAGCTGAGTTCCAGTGACACTGTGGGAACAACACCCCTAGCTAAGCAGCTGTCATACCAAGATGGACTCCACTGGGCACCAGAAGGAATCGTTAAGCACAGATAGAGACATCTGGACCTTCCTCAGACATAAGAGGAAGAACAGATGTTGGTGAACCTTCCTAGTGACAGCTGAAACATGCTATCCCTGCTTCAGGTCATCAGTGATGGTTACTCCTAGAGACTTCCAGGTGCTTTCCACAAGCTCCCCTGTGACGCATATGGTCATTTAGTCTGAACACTTGCTCCCATCTTCCAGGAGCAGGTTTGTGTGCTTTTAGATACTGAGGGAGAGAGTGTTGTCCTGGCActgctgggtccaaaggcagatgTCCTCAATGAATGCCGTCATATCAGTGTCTGGTATCAGGCATGTGATGATGGTGCCACAACTAAATCAGATGTGGCCATTTCCTGATGGTTACAGGGAGAAGGGAGGGAAATGATTAATGCTCTGAAGCTCTTAACCAAAGGGCTGCATGGAAGTGGATGGAATCAGTGACCTGAGTTCAGTTTTCTGTATGTcagtatttaaatattcatttaatagacAGAATCATACAAACAAGACAAGAAATTTtccaaacattttaataattctgtttacattttaaggCAGGATCTTTGTcagaatatatacattttttagaCATCTCTTAGACTGCATTTGTTTtgcttaaaatggaaaaaaaagattgcagTTATGTTTCTGCTGCAATTCTgaagtattaaataaaaactcagtATCAATACTTTCTATTCACCAAAACTTAGGCACTTTTCAGCTGATCAGGTCTCCATTTCCGCTGTGTTTAAGGTCTCTCAGAATAAACAGTGAAGCATCTTCTGAGGTAACGCCCTGAATGCTTGGTTCAAATCTGGAACCCATCCACCTTCCTGCAACAGCACTTCTGGGGCAGAAGATGTTGTGGCAAATCCAGTGGTTCCCAAGGCAACAAGACTCATCAGTCTCCCACAATGTGAAACCTAGCACAGTGCACAGGATTACATCAGAAATGGGATGTGACCCCAGTGAAGGTCTGAGCTCAGAGCCACAGAACCTCCTGTACTGGAGCATAATACAAGTGTCTAGAGCCGTATAGTGGAAATTCCAGAAAGAAATGTGATGAATGTACAGAAAAATGGCActgattcttttttcttttaaaaaaagtgcattgGAGTCTGGGGGCCCTGACTCACTTGTCCACAGCAGTCAATCAGCCCCCATCGTGCCTTTCAAACATGGCATCAAGGCTACAGATATTAAGGTGCAGATATTGGACCCATTAGTCCCATGGGCTGTAGGTATGGCAAGATAGAGCCTCAGTCTCCCAAGAAAATTGGCAGCTTCGCTTTTTCCActcatgtttatgtattttatggGCAGTAAATatgctttaatatttaattagcTTAATGTTGACATGATCAGTTTAGTCTGCAGGAGCATGTCTGACCATGGAACCCATATAGACTGATGGattttggctgtgtgtgtgtgtttgtgtgagagaaaggGAAACTACAGCAGGTCAGTGGTGGCTGTTCTGATGGGGACGAGGTCTCCATGGCACTAAAGGACAGTGTTGCCATGGCATTAGAAGCCGTTGGGAACGCTGAGGTGCCGCATCAACACTGCAGAGAGAGGAGCCAGAAGAACATTCTCTAATGGTTTCTCAGTGGCCCTCGGCCTCCTCAGCCATTTCACATATGTGTGCGTCCAAACTGCTCACACCCTCAGACTCCAAATAGTTCCAGAACTGGAAGATGGTCAGAGGTTCACCAGCTGCTCTACCGTTGTCCTGTGACATCTGATGTCCCATAATTCTCTCTACCAGCTGGAGTAACACTGTAGAAGAAACAGGGCATGCATGAGATTTAGAGCATGGCATTAGTGACTTCCTGATTACAGTAATCCTTTCTGAAGCCCAAAGTCTACCAATACGGAGATTAGTGGGACTAAATCTCATTGTGCCTGTGTGAGGGACTGACTTGTGGGCAGAGTTTCCAGGACCACACTGTACCTGTATTAGTCATGCAAGAAGAGGCTCCACCCAGCTGCTCTTCATAGGACACAATGAGCGTACGCAGGAAGCTCTCAGCAGAAGTGGTATATGCATCGGAGCTGCCCGTACACTGTTTCCATAGTGACGCGGCCCCATGACACCGCTCCAGTTCCAACACTCCTGGAGGAGAGCCAAGTTTTACAAACATCACCAAGCTTTAGCAAACTACTATAACAAGTTTCTTTACCAGAAATTAGCTCAGTTGTTAGATACTTTACTACATTCAGTGCCCCACCTGGTGGTAGTGATTCAGACATGCACTAACCACACAATAGGCTATGCCCACATGACACTGACCCTGCATGGGGGAGTTGGCATGGCTGTTGGAATCTTTGGTGACCAGGTAGATGAGCTCCAGCACCCGTGCTTCTCTGAGCAATTGGTCCAGGGCACCGTGATTCATTCCTGAGGTATGCAGGGTCTGAAGAGAGCACAAGGTCAATGTTGCTTCGAGCACTCCGCAGCACAGTATATTACCACACCTCAGCtcagaacagcagcaacagcagcacaagcTGCACAGGTCAGGAAGCACACACTTGGGTTCCTAACAGTAAGAGGCTGTTCATCCGTACCACATACCCACACTGGTCCACCTGTGTCACAAAACTCTAGTTCACCTGGAGCTGGGAATTGCAGTTTCTCAGGTGAACCATTAGGGCATGGTCAAGAGCCTGGCACCCAGTGGTCATAGGTTCAGTTAAGGCCCCTTGGCAGTCCTTCTTGTAGCCATTGTCTTCTCCCAGCCTAAAGGGGTTGCCATGGAACTCACTGCACACATTAACAAAAGAAGGATAATCACAGGCTTCCTATGGCCAACAGCTCCTGAATtctgtaaacaggtaaattataCTGACATGTTGAgtatacataatatacacatacattgactgaaactgcttgtcccaagtggggttgcggtgaaccggagcctaacctggcaacacagggcacaaggctagagggggaggggaccaacccaggatgggacaccagtccgtcaaagggcaccccaagcgggacttgaaccccagacccgccagagagcaggacccggccaagcccgctgcgccaccgcacccctctctaCATAGTATAAAATAtcataataaaacacaatgtgtCCCCAACAACTTTTCAAGCAAGATGCTACTGCCATgttttaaataagaattttagaaaaattacCAAAGCGCAATCTCCTTCTGATACCTCCAGAAATTTTGTGAATGAATATTATAATTTccaaaacatatttacaaaacatttttattctgtattgCAATGCACTTCCTCGCCACAGGGAGGTAGCACAGAGTTGTGCATACATCTTCTCTTTATTTCATGCCCTCGATTTGACACTCCAAAAGGGTAGGACCTCATGGGGGAGGTACCTGTCTGCAGGGATCCATTGCTCATCTTCCCCTTCTTCCTTTGCCCCCTGATTTGGATTCTCATCCTCATACTCATCTTTCAGGAAGTCAAAGCTCCCAAGAGCATCTTCCACAGTTAGAGTCACACCCGTGGAGTGGCTGTGGTCCTGAGGATGAAACACACAGgtgacacacacccacacacaggtgGCAGATACACACAGAAGCAGTCGGATGAGATTACAGTTTAGGATGATGCTGTAAAACCATACACACACTGATGTCATCTTAGGTCTGTAAGGACCAACTTGGGCAGAGTCTAACTGCTGTTGAAAACTGTTACTCACCATCATTGTCTCCTCCAGTTGTTTCAGCTGTTGCTCCACACCTTGCAGCTCAGGAAACTGCCCCTTTAAGGTCCCCAGGGTAAAAAGAACTGCTTTTAGAGTCTCTTGCACCCCACCCACTGCACTGTCCATAGGCTGGGCCTCCAACACCAGGtggtgctgtgtttgtgtcataCCCTCAGCTGGTGCTGGAGACGCTTTCTTCCAGTCAGGAGCATTAACTTCCTGTGATACGTCTTCAGTCTGAAAGGCATTGCTGCAAAGCTCCACCCCCACCAAGCTGGTCTCCACCTCCACTGAAGGATACTTTGCCCCTGTCTCCACCACCATGGTGGCTGGTGAGAGTGTAAAGACACCCTGGTTCTCTGCACTGAGCTCCTGTTCCTGAGAGCCTAGAGGAGGTGCTGGGGATGTTTCACTGATTGCCAGTGGTTCCACATCACATAACCTGGCTGTTTCAAAAGCGTCAGGGCATGACCCCAGTGTTGGGCACGAGGACGCCTCACAGCTAAGGGGGCAGTAGCATTTGGCGTGGCCGTTGGGCACCGCCTGCTTCCCAGAATCCTCCTGTCTGCTGGCAATGCTAGCTTcagactcctcctcctcttcctcactctCTTCGGGATGGGTGCAGGCAGTTGGGCCACAGGGGGTAAAGGAGATCTGAATGGCGGGCAGGGCAGCACATATCTCTGGTTGGACCACGTTCTTGTGGATGTGGGGCACACCCAGCAAGGACTGTGGACTTGATGAATCATCAGATGAttcagaagagcaggaccaggctgTTCCACTGTCCATGTCCTCCTGCCTCCGTGGTAACCTCTACAGGACAGTGGAAGAAATCAACACAGAGATGGGTGTTACCATCCTTAGGGCCAATTGACACAGCAGACAGGCCTTCCATTTGTTTACTGAGCCACCTGCTCCACCTAACAGGCCAAGTGTAAAATCACTGCCATCTGATGTACCACCTGCTCCATACTCACACAGAAGACCTGCTCACGCAGTGCCGGGGTGTCTGGAGGGGTCTGATTGTAGCTCGGCAACCGCCTGTTGACTGTGGCAGCTTTGCTGATGGTGCCGGAGGACATTTGATCATCTTTGTCAAAGGGGCTGAGTGACAAGAAGAGCTGAGATGTTACACCCTTCTGAtccacaaatatttaaatactgtaatggcACAGAGGGGGGCTGatgtgaattaatgtaaatagttgatgttaGTGTCTGCTTCTACGTGgtcctgtgttcctttctgatCGGCTGTTATATTGATGGTGCTTAATTTGCCACAGGGGAATTCTAGGGGGTTCAAGGGGTAATCCCCTAATCACTGTGTGGAGTAGAGGGGCTCAGAGTGACCTGGGGAAACTTTCAAGTATTCAGCAGATTGTCTCTAGTGTTTGTTGTGTCTTTGTCGAGACTGTTATTGAAAAGACATGTATGtgttcaataaagagcattttcctACAATCCtgtctccagtagctccatggTGGGATGCTACAATATATTGTATAATGGCCACAAATTAACCATCCTCAAAGCTGGAAAACAAGCTCTAAATGAGTGATGAAAATATAAAGAGGGCCACTCTGGGGCCATTTCTTTAAAGCTCCTAAAGTCATGCACACTTTTTGCCCATCTCGCACCATGTCTAGCCTGCAGAGAAGAGAAACTCACTTCCAGGTCACCTCCAAGCTCAGTTTGACTGTGCCCAGGTCGTTGATGTCCACAGCGACCATCTGTGGCTGAGCTGTGAACAGGTCCTTGGTCTCACAGGACACGCTTCCCACAACCACATGACTCGCCAGGCTCTTCAGCTCCGTCACCTTGGCAACCACAGCAGAGTAGGGCACACGTTCCTGATAAACATGTCACATCAGCACAAGCAATAGGTGGAGTCAGCAGAGGCACCTCCCACCCTCACCTTGATTGACAGGAAATCTGTAACAAGCGGCATGAACACCATCTCTTCGCTGTCCCAGACCTGTCGGCTGTTGACCTCAATGCGCCCCCGCAGTTTCCAGCGCTGCCGTCCGTATTTCATGAAAATCTGGTCGAAGGGGTGTGAGCTTAGTGTTGGCAAACgcagattatttatttagatgcttttctccaaagcaacttccaatgaacacacacacacacacacacgcacacacacattgactgaaaccgcttgtccggagcGGGATCACGGTGAagtggagcctaactcagcaacacagggtggaagacTGGGGTGcacgacacacccaggacgggacgccagtccatcacaaggcaccccaagcaggacttgaaccccagacccactggagagcacgcacaggccaaatccactgcgccagtGCACCCCCtctcaatgaactctatgtagggttatcagcctgcacaccttattcaccaaggtgacttacactgctagattacactacttacaatgagtcactcatccatcactcatcagtgaaacacactctctctatcattcacacactagaagtgaacctgaacagcatgtctttggattatgggaagaaaccggggcacccagaggaagcccacgaagacatgaggagaacatgcaaactccacacagac
This genomic window from Scleropages formosus chromosome 1, fSclFor1.1, whole genome shotgun sequence contains:
- the LOC108933943 gene encoding rho family-interacting cell polarization regulator 2-like isoform X2, with amino-acid sequence MFTLSAKSAPSRVPQPERLDEVYEALRRGLQSFLQVHQLEQESLSVQMRECKRNSRLGLLYELDKQVKVIERFMRRLEFHLSKVDELYETYCMQRRLRDGANKMIKAYSSSPSSREARESLMEATKGYREYTEGMCLLESELEALLGEFHVKMKGLAGFARLCAGDQYEIFMKYGRQRWKLRGRIEVNSRQVWDSEEMVFMPLVTDFLSIKVTELKSLASHVVVGSVSCETKDLFTAQPQMVAVDINDLGTVKLSLEVTWNPFDKDDQMSSGTISKAATVNRRLPSYNQTPPDTPALREQVFCRLPRRQEDMDSGTAWSCSSESSDDSSSPQSLLGVPHIHKNVVQPEICAALPAIQISFTPCGPTACTHPEESEEEEEESEASIASRQEDSGKQAVPNGHAKCYCPLSCEASSCPTLGSCPDAFETARLCDVEPLAISETSPAPPLGSQEQELSAENQGVFTLSPATMVVETGAKYPSVEVETSLVGVELCSNAFQTEDVSQEVNAPDWKKASPAPAEGMTQTQHHLVLEAQPMDSAVGGVQETLKAVLFTLGTLKGQFPELQGVEQQLKQLEETMMDHSHSTGVTLTVEDALGSFDFLKDEYEDENPNQGAKEEGEDEQWIPADSEFHGNPFRLGEDNGYKKDCQGALTEPMTTGCQALDHALMVHLRNCNSQLQTLHTSGMNHGALDQLLREARVLELIYLVTKDSNSHANSPMQGVLELERCHGAASLWKQCTGSSDAYTTSAESFLRTLIVSYEEQLGGASSCMTNTVLLQLVERIMGHQMSQDNGRAAGEPLTIFQFWNYLESEGVSSLDAHICEMAEEAEGH
- the LOC108933943 gene encoding rho family-interacting cell polarization regulator 2-like isoform X1, which encodes MGDKCTYTCAIQLCPSDCRQTGSDVCCPTPPRSFLQVHQLEQESLSVQMRECKRNSRLGLLYELDKQVKVIERFMRRLEFHLSKVDELYETYCMQRRLRDGANKMIKAYSSSPSSREARESLMEATKGYREYTEGMCLLESELEALLGEFHVKMKGLAGFARLCAGDQYEIFMKYGRQRWKLRGRIEVNSRQVWDSEEMVFMPLVTDFLSIKVTELKSLASHVVVGSVSCETKDLFTAQPQMVAVDINDLGTVKLSLEVTWNPFDKDDQMSSGTISKAATVNRRLPSYNQTPPDTPALREQVFCRLPRRQEDMDSGTAWSCSSESSDDSSSPQSLLGVPHIHKNVVQPEICAALPAIQISFTPCGPTACTHPEESEEEEEESEASIASRQEDSGKQAVPNGHAKCYCPLSCEASSCPTLGSCPDAFETARLCDVEPLAISETSPAPPLGSQEQELSAENQGVFTLSPATMVVETGAKYPSVEVETSLVGVELCSNAFQTEDVSQEVNAPDWKKASPAPAEGMTQTQHHLVLEAQPMDSAVGGVQETLKAVLFTLGTLKGQFPELQGVEQQLKQLEETMMDHSHSTGVTLTVEDALGSFDFLKDEYEDENPNQGAKEEGEDEQWIPADSEFHGNPFRLGEDNGYKKDCQGALTEPMTTGCQALDHALMVHLRNCNSQLQTLHTSGMNHGALDQLLREARVLELIYLVTKDSNSHANSPMQGVLELERCHGAASLWKQCTGSSDAYTTSAESFLRTLIVSYEEQLGGASSCMTNTVLLQLVERIMGHQMSQDNGRAAGEPLTIFQFWNYLESEGVSSLDAHICEMAEEAEGH